The following are encoded together in the Streptomyces tsukubensis genome:
- a CDS encoding glycoside hydrolase family 15 protein produces MSGSNGERPPAGGVPDEDYLPIAEHGLIGDLRTAALVGTDGRIDWLCAPRFDSPSVFGSLLDADRGGYWEITPTCPTAARHQFYFPDTTILITRMLTDDGIVEIQDFMPILREHDPGHRQRLVRRVVSVRGSMRMTVRIAPRMNYGRDAHRLDPLPDGVRFTSTALVLTVRANVPLDAGGAGPVTDAVGTFEIDEGQSALFVLETAEPRGDDGDGEPVGAEATTRLFDATVDFWRRWLRQSTYTGRWREMVHRSAMTLKLLTHEPTGAVIAAPTLGLPERIGGGRNWDYRYVWIRDAAFSLYALLRLGFTQEAEAFIGWLTQRLADSADGAAGPLHAVYSIDGHSRLPEEVLGHLHGYRGSHPVRAGNDASGQLQLDIYGELIDSVYLFNKYGKGISHESWTDLCDILDWLMEHWDSTDESIWETRAGRQNHTYSRLMCWVAVERMIRMARQRGLPADLGRWTATRDAIYHQIMARGWQPETRTFVQRLADKDADGPPETVLDAALLLMPMVKFVSPTDPRFLSTVEAVRHRLVADSLVFRYDPVQAPDGLDGTEGTFSICSFWWVEALARSGEIEQARLALEKMFTYANHVGLYSEQIGLTGQHLGNFPQAFTHLALISSALNLDRAMG; encoded by the coding sequence ATGAGCGGTAGCAACGGGGAACGCCCACCGGCCGGCGGCGTCCCTGACGAGGACTACCTCCCGATCGCGGAGCACGGGCTGATCGGTGATCTGCGCACCGCCGCCCTGGTCGGCACTGACGGCAGGATCGACTGGCTGTGCGCTCCCCGGTTCGACTCCCCCAGCGTCTTCGGTTCCTTGCTCGACGCGGACCGCGGTGGCTACTGGGAGATCACGCCCACCTGCCCCACCGCGGCCAGGCACCAGTTCTACTTCCCCGACACCACCATCCTCATCACCCGTATGCTCACGGACGACGGCATCGTCGAGATCCAGGACTTCATGCCGATCCTGCGCGAGCACGACCCGGGCCACCGACAGCGCCTGGTGCGGCGCGTGGTGAGTGTGCGCGGCTCGATGCGGATGACGGTCCGCATCGCCCCCCGGATGAACTACGGGCGGGATGCGCACCGGCTCGACCCTCTCCCCGACGGAGTGCGGTTCACGTCCACGGCACTCGTGCTGACGGTCCGTGCGAACGTGCCGCTCGACGCGGGCGGCGCGGGCCCCGTCACGGACGCCGTGGGGACGTTCGAGATCGACGAGGGGCAGAGCGCGCTCTTCGTACTGGAGACGGCGGAGCCCCGCGGCGACGACGGCGACGGGGAACCGGTCGGGGCGGAGGCGACGACCCGCCTCTTCGACGCGACCGTGGACTTCTGGCGCCGCTGGCTGCGTCAGTCCACGTACACCGGCCGGTGGAGGGAGATGGTGCACCGTTCGGCCATGACCCTGAAGCTCCTCACCCACGAGCCGACCGGGGCCGTCATCGCCGCGCCCACCCTGGGGCTCCCTGAGCGGATCGGGGGCGGACGCAACTGGGACTACCGTTATGTGTGGATCAGGGACGCGGCCTTCTCGCTGTACGCCCTGCTCCGGCTCGGCTTCACCCAGGAAGCGGAGGCGTTCATCGGCTGGCTGACGCAGCGGCTGGCGGACTCGGCCGACGGAGCGGCCGGCCCACTGCACGCGGTGTACTCCATCGACGGCCACTCCCGCCTCCCCGAGGAGGTGCTCGGCCATCTGCACGGCTACCGGGGCTCGCACCCCGTACGGGCCGGCAACGACGCGAGCGGGCAACTCCAGCTCGACATCTACGGCGAACTGATCGACTCCGTCTACCTGTTCAACAAATACGGCAAGGGCATCTCGCACGAGAGCTGGACCGATCTGTGCGACATCCTCGACTGGCTCATGGAGCACTGGGACAGCACGGACGAGAGCATCTGGGAGACCCGGGCCGGCCGCCAGAACCACACCTATTCACGGCTGATGTGCTGGGTCGCCGTCGAGCGGATGATCCGGATGGCGCGGCAGCGGGGGCTGCCCGCCGATCTGGGCAGGTGGACGGCGACCCGGGACGCCATCTACCACCAGATCATGGCGCGGGGCTGGCAGCCGGAGACCCGGACGTTCGTGCAGCGGCTGGCGGACAAGGACGCGGACGGGCCACCCGAGACGGTACTGGACGCGGCCCTGCTGCTGATGCCCATGGTCAAGTTCGTCTCGCCCACCGACCCGCGGTTCCTCTCCACCGTCGAGGCCGTCAGGCACCGGCTCGTCGCGGACAGCCTGGTCTTCAGGTACGACCCCGTCCAGGCACCCGACGGCCTGGACGGCACCGAGGGGACCTTCTCCATCTGCTCGTTCTGGTGGGTGGAGGCCCTGGCCCGCAGCGGCGAGATCGAACAGGCCCGGCTGGCGCTGGAGAAGATGTTCACCTACGCCAACCATGTGGGGCTCTACTCGGAACAGATCGGGCTGACCGGCCAGCACCTGGGCAACTTCCCTCAGGCCTTCACCCATCTCGCACTGATCAGCTCCGCGCTCAACCTCGACCGCGCCATGGGCTGA
- a CDS encoding Gfo/Idh/MocA family protein, producing the protein MSKQRIGLLGTGPWAHRTHARALAAHPDVELSGVWGRRAEAAAALAAEHGTRAYAGEGDGEEGVDALFAASDAVAFALPPDIQAPLAVRAAAAGCHLLMDKPVATEPAKARAVAEAVGREGVASVVFCTMRFAPGSAGWIEEQAARNDWFTAHAHWLGSLFDQGRKDSPPDSPWRREKGGLWDVGPHALSVLMPVLGDVSEVTAVRGEPDLTHLVLRHTSGVTSSATLSLSAPQAGAGAGVEFRGASGTATLPEGKDDPVVSFTAAIDALLESIRTGDPHPCDARFGLRLTEILTRAETSVRENTEKGEG; encoded by the coding sequence ATGAGCAAGCAACGTATCGGCCTTCTGGGCACAGGTCCCTGGGCGCACCGCACCCACGCGAGGGCACTCGCAGCCCATCCCGATGTCGAACTCAGCGGCGTGTGGGGCAGACGCGCCGAAGCGGCGGCCGCCCTCGCCGCCGAGCACGGCACCAGGGCGTATGCGGGCGAAGGCGACGGCGAGGAAGGGGTGGACGCCCTGTTCGCGGCCAGTGACGCGGTGGCCTTCGCGCTTCCCCCCGACATTCAGGCACCCCTCGCCGTACGGGCCGCGGCGGCCGGATGCCACCTGCTGATGGACAAGCCGGTCGCCACCGAACCGGCGAAGGCGCGGGCCGTCGCCGAGGCCGTCGGGCGCGAGGGCGTGGCGTCCGTGGTCTTCTGCACCATGCGGTTCGCGCCGGGCAGCGCGGGCTGGATCGAGGAACAGGCGGCCAGGAACGACTGGTTCACGGCCCATGCCCACTGGCTCGGCTCCCTCTTCGACCAGGGGCGGAAGGACTCTCCCCCCGACTCGCCGTGGCGCCGTGAGAAGGGCGGCCTCTGGGACGTGGGCCCGCACGCGCTCTCCGTGCTGATGCCGGTACTCGGCGATGTGAGCGAGGTGACGGCCGTACGCGGCGAACCCGACCTCACCCATCTCGTGCTGCGGCACACCTCCGGCGTCACCAGCTCCGCCACCCTCAGTCTGAGCGCGCCGCAAGCGGGCGCGGGAGCCGGCGTCGAATTCCGCGGCGCGAGCGGCACGGCGACCCTGCCCGAGGGCAAGGACGACCCGGTGGTGTCCTTCACCGCGGCCATCGACGCGCTGCTTGAATCCATCCGCACCGGCGACCCGCACCCCTGCGACGCACGCTTCGGGCTACGGCTGACCGAGATCCTGACCCGGGCCGAGACGAGTGTCCGAGAGAACACGGAGAAGGGGGAGGGATGA
- a CDS encoding GNAT family N-acetyltransferase, with translation MTEIRTPRLLLRRWSDDDLVPMAEINGDPEVMRWIADGSVRDLEQTAGDIERWEEEWDDEGFGLFAVELLASGELAGFTGLSVPGFPPEALSEVEVEWRFGQQFWGQGYASEAASAVLEFALTDRGLDRVISFVQPSDTASENITRKLGMERERETAHPEYGYPLVVHAIDLTEYLA, from the coding sequence ATGACCGAGATCCGCACCCCCCGCCTTCTGCTCCGCCGCTGGTCCGACGACGACCTCGTCCCGATGGCGGAGATCAACGGCGACCCCGAGGTCATGCGCTGGATCGCCGACGGTTCCGTGCGTGACCTGGAGCAGACGGCCGGAGACATCGAACGCTGGGAGGAGGAGTGGGACGACGAGGGCTTCGGACTGTTCGCCGTCGAACTCCTCGCCTCCGGTGAACTCGCCGGCTTCACCGGCCTCTCCGTACCGGGGTTCCCGCCCGAGGCGCTGTCGGAGGTGGAGGTCGAGTGGCGGTTCGGCCAGCAGTTCTGGGGGCAGGGCTACGCCTCCGAGGCCGCGTCCGCCGTCCTGGAGTTCGCACTCACCGACCGCGGTCTCGACCGGGTCATCAGTTTCGTGCAGCCGAGCGACACCGCTTCCGAGAACATCACGCGCAAGCTCGGTATGGAGCGGGAGCGCGAGACGGCCCACCCCGAGTACGGCTATCCGCTGGTGGTCCACGCGATCGACCTCACCGAGTACCTGGCCTGA